In one window of Brassica rapa cultivar Chiifu-401-42 chromosome A07, CAAS_Brap_v3.01, whole genome shotgun sequence DNA:
- the LOC103828755 gene encoding protein LIGHT-DEPENDENT SHORT HYPOCOTYLS 4, with protein MDPIHGFMSTSNISHNTNLMIAAAAATTTTTSSSSSSSGGSATNQLSRYENQKRRDWNTFGQYLRNHRPPLSLSRCSGAHVLEFLRYLDQFGKTKVHMQICPFFGHPNPPAPCTCPLRQAWGSLDALIGRLRAAFEENGGSPETNPFGARAVRLYLREVRDSQAKARGISYEKKKRKRPPQAPLPPPHQPGISNSPNLQ; from the exons ATGGATCCTATCCACGGCTTTATGAGCACATCAAACatctcacacaacacaaacctTATGATCGCCGCCGCAGCAGCCACCACTACCACTACCTCGTCCTCCTCATCTTCCTCTGGCGGCTCGGCGACGAACCAACTGAGTAGGTACGAGAATCAGAAGAGAAGAGACTGGAACACTTTCGGACAATATCTACGAAACCACCGTCCACCACTTTCTCTCTCCCGTTGCAGTGGTGCTCATGTTCTTGAGTTCCTCAGGTACCTCGACCAATTCGGCAAGACCAAG GTTCACATGCAAATATGTCCTTTCTTTGGACACCCAAACCCACCAGCACCATGTACCTGCCCACTCAGACAAGCGTGGGGCAGCCTCGACGCACTCATTGGCCGGCTTCGAGCTGCTTTTGAAGAGAACGGTGGTTCACCAGAGACGAACCCTTTTGGCGCACGAGCTGTTCGACTCTACCTAAGGGAAGTTCGTGATTCGCAGGCTAAAGCGCGTGGGATCAGCTATGAAAAGAAGAAGCGGAAGCGACCTCCTCAGGCGCCGCTACCACCGCCTCATCAGCCGGGGATTTCGAATAGTCCTAATTTGCAATAA